In a genomic window of Enterobacter asburiae:
- a CDS encoding flagellar biosynthesis protein FlgH, which yields MGKPAARARIDSSAHTGSIQSGSPNVIIGGFPAARKGDPLSCSQHGQGSILSGSTTVFVNGLPLAREGDKTVCNTSATPAVATTQPAPPQYWGGTAAKDAGKDGAIHGDVYDARVLGAYASLEDKSGFGKPDTASAGFALADITVGNTKSQDKYKGEVRTKVGVANASGTLVTDRADYGAINLNANATAIQYGASGSIGKEGEQYGGVGGDVYLATAEAKAVSEMYGGNKGRYGFNVELGAEAAAVKGEATAKADFYGVVVADGKLSGSAGSAGASAGVGTWIDSTDYSFNLKVSGELAVALGLGGDASIKFALKPILDWIYDDDESKPSPAAGSGDGVIKTGCVTVLIGD from the coding sequence ATGGGAAAACCAGCCGCCAGAGCGCGCATTGATTCCAGCGCACATACTGGCTCAATTCAAAGCGGAAGTCCCAACGTCATTATTGGCGGCTTTCCGGCGGCACGAAAAGGCGATCCGCTTTCATGCTCTCAACATGGTCAGGGAAGTATTCTCAGCGGTTCAACAACGGTATTTGTGAACGGCTTACCTCTCGCCAGGGAAGGTGACAAGACGGTTTGCAATACCTCAGCGACGCCTGCGGTCGCAACCACTCAACCCGCACCTCCGCAATATTGGGGAGGGACGGCGGCGAAGGATGCGGGTAAAGATGGTGCTATACATGGTGATGTTTACGACGCCCGGGTGCTCGGCGCCTATGCAAGTCTGGAAGATAAATCCGGCTTTGGAAAACCCGATACGGCATCAGCCGGATTCGCGCTTGCCGATATTACGGTCGGCAATACAAAAAGCCAGGATAAATATAAAGGCGAGGTGCGTACAAAAGTAGGGGTGGCGAATGCCAGCGGCACGTTAGTGACCGACCGGGCCGATTACGGGGCTATTAACCTCAATGCCAACGCCACCGCGATACAATATGGCGCCTCGGGAAGCATCGGAAAAGAAGGGGAGCAATATGGCGGCGTTGGCGGGGATGTTTACCTGGCAACCGCTGAAGCGAAGGCCGTCAGTGAAATGTACGGCGGTAATAAAGGGCGTTATGGTTTTAATGTTGAACTTGGCGCAGAAGCTGCGGCGGTCAAAGGAGAGGCGACGGCTAAAGCCGATTTTTATGGCGTAGTCGTTGCCGATGGCAAACTTTCAGGGAGTGCAGGGAGCGCTGGCGCTTCTGCTGGCGTGGGAACCTGGATTGATAGCACGGATTATTCATTTAACCTTAAGGTGTCAGGTGAGCTTGCAGTGGCGCTCGGTCTGGGAGGGGATGCCAGTATCAAATTTGCGCTAAAACCGATCCTTGACTGGATTTATGACGATGATGAAAGTAAGCCGTCTCCAGCGGCGGGCAGTGGCGATGGTGTGATTAAGACGGGCTGTGTTACAGTCCTGATAGGAGATTAA
- the tssI gene encoding type VI secretion system tip protein VgrG, with amino-acid sequence MLNRITVQLPVEGLLFWKLTGREAMSESFALALTVLGTDARIDRSKLLGQPVTVTIPTQNLLTSRYINGKITRVAVSAVELTGTRYAVYQLTVEPDLWPMKRDRNLRIFQGQTVPQIVKTLLGEHQVNVEDKLTGSYRVWDYCVQYQESSLDFISRLMELEGIAYHFRHEADKHTLVLTDAATQHQPFSGYEVIPYHQTPSGGSTDEEGISQWALEDSVTPGIYSLDDYDFRKPNAWLFQAQQNPASPKPGSIDVYDWPGRFVDKGHGEFYARIRQERWQVEHQQIQATATAAGIAPGHTFTLTNAPFFSDNGEYLVTAAGYHFEENRYASGEGETIHRTDFTVIPSAVVYRPAQSTAWPRTYGPQTAKVVGPKGESIWTDKYGRVKVKFHWDRLAKGDDTSSCWVRVSSAWAGQGYGGVQIPRVGDEVVVDFINGDPDRPIITGRVYNDASMPPWALPAAATQMGFYSRSKDGHKDNANILRFEDKAGHEQIWIHAEKNMDTDIENSETLDVGVDRRKNVGQDENITIKRNLKSEVGNNEAHNIGNKYVINVGKDQTVLTMDKEGNALLESVTTIKLKVKDNYILIAPDTIEIHVGEGNLKAEAVEQAIFKGNELTKLGDGINTELKANDTVSITGTNLTDIKGAIVKINS; translated from the coding sequence ATGCTCAACCGAATTACCGTTCAGCTCCCGGTGGAGGGGCTGCTGTTCTGGAAACTGACGGGCCGCGAGGCGATGTCCGAATCGTTCGCGCTGGCGCTGACCGTGCTAGGCACGGACGCACGCATCGACCGCAGTAAGCTGCTGGGCCAGCCGGTCACGGTGACCATCCCGACGCAAAACCTGCTGACCTCCCGCTATATTAACGGCAAGATTACCCGCGTGGCGGTCAGCGCCGTTGAGCTGACGGGCACCCGCTATGCGGTGTACCAGCTGACGGTGGAGCCGGACCTGTGGCCAATGAAGCGCGACCGTAACCTGCGTATTTTCCAGGGGCAGACGGTGCCGCAGATTGTGAAAACCCTGCTGGGTGAGCATCAGGTCAACGTTGAGGATAAACTCACCGGCAGCTACCGGGTGTGGGACTACTGCGTGCAGTATCAGGAGTCGAGCCTGGACTTCATCAGCCGCCTGATGGAGCTGGAGGGGATTGCCTATCACTTCCGCCATGAGGCGGACAAGCACACGCTGGTGCTTACCGACGCCGCCACGCAGCATCAGCCGTTCAGCGGCTACGAGGTTATTCCTTACCACCAGACGCCGTCCGGCGGCAGTACGGACGAAGAGGGCATCAGCCAGTGGGCGCTGGAGGACAGCGTGACGCCGGGGATTTACAGCCTCGACGACTATGACTTCCGCAAGCCGAACGCGTGGCTGTTCCAGGCCCAGCAGAACCCGGCGTCGCCGAAGCCGGGCAGCATCGACGTGTACGACTGGCCGGGTCGCTTTGTCGACAAAGGGCACGGGGAGTTCTATGCCCGTATTCGTCAGGAGCGCTGGCAGGTTGAGCATCAGCAGATTCAGGCCACCGCCACGGCGGCGGGGATAGCGCCGGGGCACACCTTCACGTTAACCAACGCGCCGTTCTTCAGCGACAACGGGGAGTATCTGGTGACGGCGGCGGGCTACCACTTTGAAGAGAACCGCTATGCCAGCGGCGAGGGGGAGACCATTCACCGCACCGATTTCACAGTCATTCCGTCGGCGGTGGTGTACCGCCCGGCGCAGTCCACGGCGTGGCCGCGCACCTACGGCCCGCAGACGGCGAAAGTGGTCGGGCCGAAGGGCGAGAGTATCTGGACGGACAAATACGGTCGCGTGAAGGTGAAGTTCCACTGGGACCGTCTGGCGAAAGGCGATGACACCAGCTCCTGCTGGGTGCGCGTGTCGAGCGCGTGGGCAGGCCAGGGCTACGGCGGGGTGCAGATCCCGCGCGTCGGCGACGAGGTGGTGGTGGACTTTATCAACGGCGACCCGGACCGTCCGATTATTACCGGGCGCGTGTATAACGACGCAAGCATGCCGCCGTGGGCGCTGCCGGCTGCGGCGACGCAGATGGGTTTTTATAGCCGCAGCAAAGATGGCCATAAAGACAATGCCAATATTCTCCGTTTTGAAGATAAAGCCGGTCACGAACAGATCTGGATCCATGCAGAGAAAAATATGGATACGGATATTGAAAATTCTGAAACCCTTGATGTTGGTGTCGATCGTAGAAAAAACGTCGGACAAGATGAAAATATTACGATCAAGCGGAACCTGAAATCAGAGGTAGGAAATAATGAAGCGCATAATATTGGTAACAAGTACGTTATAAACGTTGGGAAAGATCAAACCGTTTTGACCATGGATAAAGAAGGTAACGCGCTGCTGGAATCTGTGACCACGATTAAACTTAAAGTTAAAGACAACTATATTCTGATCGCCCCGGATACCATTGAGATTCACGTAGGCGAAGGCAACCTCAAAGCAGAGGCTGTGGAACAGGCCATCTTCAAAGGTAATGAACTTACGAAACTGGGTGATGGTATTAATACCGAGCTCAAGGCAAATGATACGGTGAGTATAACGGGTACCAACCTGACCGATATTAAGGGCGCGATTGTAAAAATTAACAGTTAA